TCTGGGAAGGCAACAGTCACAATTAGAGCTGTGCAAACAGCCTAGGTTTAGCCAAAGGTTAACTTAGCCAAATCCCAATGAGTGAGAAAGATTACTTAATCAAACTTACCATGCATGTCCTGGAGTTCTCTCCGATGAATGAGTCTCTAAGCACCTGTGTGAGCTTGCTCGCTCTGAACGGGGTGTGTGGTTTATTACGGCCCAAAGCTCTAATACATTCCTGATAGATCAAGTCAGAAAAGGTTAGAAAAgctttaattatataataataaaataatataatatccaTACCATCTAAAGCTTGTCACTAATACTCTAGGGCTGCTTTTGGATGGTGCTGACCTTCAGAGCCAGCAGACTCTTGTTGATCTCAGCTCCCTCTAAGCGAGTCTGCCGGTCAGCGCTGGACGTGTCCGCTCCACGCTCGTTACCTGCCAGATCAATGAGTGAGAATTTTCCATGCATTTTGCCCTTCCTTCGCAGAATGATCTGGAAAACGGCGTGGCTACGGGATGAGTGGGCATTGGCTGAGGTCTGACCTGACGTCCTGACATGGAAAAGTAAATGGTAAAATTTAGGTCAGAGGTTTCAGATGCATGTAGTGACAATTAGGGATGTCAAAAGCACTGGGACTCTGGTATCAACATACTTTGGTACAATCTTTCTGCAGCGTCTGTGGAACAGTTTCAATTTGGTACCCGAGTGCTGTGCCTCTGGTCATGGCAGCCGCAAAGAAAATATCGGTGTGCGCATAATATGATAATTCTGCTAATCTCAAGACGGTTTGATTATTTCTATATACTTTTACCTGACAGGCCAGTGAGTCTTGTAGGCTAGCCTGCAGGCTGTGAACACAAGTTGCCACATGCACACGTTTTTGCCACATGCGTTGTTTAGTAGCAGCATGTAACTAATGGAGTTTGAATAATGACAAACTAAATAACAGATGGATTACATTTCACTAGTTTTGGCATCAACTACTGAACTTTTGGTATTATGACAACCCTACTGTGAACTGATTCCAGATTAAAGATCCCGCAAACATTTATGAAAAGCTAATCAGAAGTATATTCATCGATTACAGcaatatttaatgtaaatgatGGCTGATATGTTCAAACCCAAGCGAAGCATATTTGTACCCCTCACTGTGTATTACCTGCAACTGTTCCCCATTTCAATGAGTTTGAGGACATCCTCAGTGCATTTGACCTCTCGCTCCTGAAGCCCAACCACCTGCACCTGCTGTTTCCCATCCTCCAGCACACGTAGCTTAGCCTTCCGATTCAACAGGTCAAACACCTACAGAACACAAAGATCATAAAATATCACCATTGAGAACCAAAAACAAACCAATGAATTAAGACTTTGTGAAAACTACCACCTTACCATATAGGTACAATTCTTGACATGGTATGCATAGATCTTATTTTATAGACAAAGAGATGACGTAAACAAGAGCCACTTGCCTTTCCACTGTAGATTTCAAAGAAAGTTGCGTAAACCTGAAGGTCCAGTTTCTTATAATTTGGCTTCTTCAGCATGAGAAAAACATCTCGAGCTGTGTGTATAACAAGTATATGAATAAGCTTGcttgaaagaaataaaaagagatTAAACAAATTAGAAAATCTAACAAACATCGATTACCAGCTAATGCGTAGATTCCTTTCGAACAATCCTGGTTCTTTCCAGAAAAATCTCCACCCATGgtctaaaacacaacacaattataGTAAGCTTTATGTCATATTACAGTGGTATATTAAAATAAGCAATACTGTTGTGGATATTTTGAATGCAAAATGGTTAAACTGCGCATACAATGTGGTTCTGATTATGTACTCCAAGCATTATAATTTTCAAGTTATGTATTGTATTACCCTATTTgttctttttctgccctaaaagtgtctgggcaccAGAAACCGTATATCGTTTCGCTTATCAACCTATATCTTCTAAACTCAAAGTCCTTTAGCACTTAGCAAAACTTGGTAAACGTTGACAAAGACATTAAGGATGCACGCTAAATTTCGTCCAATTCTGCCcatagtcaagtaatttttatttgaataatgcttttcacaacacacatagtttcaaagcggCTTtccaggaaatcatgcattaacaaaaaatgaaactgtaatatctataaagtcttagagtcatcattgtgtagtttgattaaatatgattgtaaattgtgtatagaaattaaataaataataattgtatttagaacccctgtgagcaagctaaaggtgacatAGGGTGCACTACAACTGAAACAAATGTCATAGCTCTGTAACTGTTTCATCAAGGAAGGcaatcttctttggttcaagtgctaaaatatccttaaaatatcGATTCAGTAAATCAACAAATGCCTATctaatttcagcagctaataagtTGCGTTGTGAAAGTCTgatcattatgaaatttggcatccACATTAAGGTTCCCGAAATTAGGCTGTTTACCAAAATTTGTGAGAATCGTTGCTATATTCAGTTAATTAAGGTTTAGATAAAAACTCTGGAACTGCACTGGCTTGATAAAAATGTAGAATGCTAGAATAGCATTTCCTCTGAATCCTTTACTGCTCCAAAATCATATGTTCATGTGGATTTccatttccaaatgaaatgtttCTACTATaggtactttattttatttttttaaacctacTGTTTCGAACTGGTCGTAGGCCATTAGTCTGATTCACATGCAATGTGGTACGTATCATCTaaagaccctcctgacaaaaacgTGTTAAACAAAATTGATtcttcagggggcctgggtagctcagtggtaaagatgctggctaccacccctggagttcgctagttcaaatcccagggcatgctgagtgactccagccaagtctcctaagcaaccaaattggcccggttgctagagagggtagagtcacatggggtaacctccttgtgatcgctataatgtggttcgttcttggtggggcgcgtggtgagttgagcgtggttgccgcggtagATGTCGTGAAGCCTCCAGCCtccactatgtctccgtggcaacgtggtcaacaagccatgtgatgagatgcgtggattgacagtctcagacatggaggtaactgggattcatcctccaccacccggacagaggcgaatcactatgtgaccacgaggacttaaaagcacattgggaattgggcattccaaattgggagaaaaaataaataaaaaatggattcTTCAAGGAATTTCAGAGTTAATACGGCGACACGTATTTGGGTGTGGCCTATTATGACCAATTGGCCTGTAGCTTGAAAGCACACTATAATTTAGGAAAATCCTAATTGTGCAGCTGTCATCAGAGCAGttgcagggatgcaaactcatgagaggtaaaaaaaaaaaaaaaaaataggtgagGAAGTCATTGCAGGTGTTCCAGATGTACATTTTCAGTTGAttagtttgttttattaaagctttttaagtgtttaagcttaaagtaactgtttcaagtgattttaataaggaaaatgtagagaattttaccaaacaatttgggttAATTAGCTTcggaaaaggtgactttagctgaaaagTAGTTTACATGCATCCCTGAGTtgaaatttaacaaaaataacttTGTCCACAGGATCCACAGAATCAAATGTCATTATTTTGGTCATCATCtcttcttcacatgtgcttggaccccgataatTGCCGCTTGCAGCtaatatttatttgtacttttaccCTGTTGCTATAAAAGAACTACCACTCACATGTGTTTTTCCACTTCCTGTTTGGCCATAAGCAAAGCACGTGGCCATTCCTCTATCAAAGATAGTTTCCACAAGAGGTCTTGCGGTAAACCTGCGGAGACAGCGTAATAATTAAATCCTGACATACAAAGGGAAATTCTAGCTTATTTAACAACAGcatttaagaaaaatgtatttatcaaaatataaaatcatCCTCTACCTGTAAACCATTTCATTTGTTGTACTGTCATCAAAGGCATAATCAAAGCGAAATGTTTGGTTCTCTAGGTATCGAGTTAGGTCCACCTTCTGTTTTGGTTCATGGACCATAACAACATCTTTACTTGGAATTGTAATGACATCCAAGTCCTTTACTGTCAACTCTAAAACACACAATTAAGAAATAATTAACAGTGCATCCtagacaataaaaaacaaaacaccctttttttttttttttttttaaatacattttttaccttttttattaaggggacGTTTCCTTACGCACACACATATTCGGTGCTCTTCAATCTGTCAAAATAAGGATCACAGATTTAAATTTTTGTCCTATTTTGTATGTAGTCATGTATACATGTCACATGTATATAACCTTTTAATTTTATTCTCAGAATAATTTTAACTGATATACGGTGCATCTCACAGAATATCacaaaatgtcaagaaaatgttcaGGTCAAATTTCACCattaaaatcaatatatatatattttttagacaattaaagctgcactatgtaagattctttttttttttttttttttaatgaccaaattgccattactgattgagtacataatcagtcttcaaaacaatgttctttacctaggtaagcctataaaaattatttgtattttttttatttgcgcGAAATCGTTGGCTTATGACGTACATCCTTGCGTCATAACGTCATGTCCGTGAACATAGGAAAGAAGAGCCAGTTGTCTCGTTCCCATGTaaacagtagatggcggtaatgcactgttttagttTGCAAGTTGCCgttaaaagaagaaagaaacaacAGTTCAATTCAGTCACACTCATATTGTTCCGGACAACATCGCAACAATCTGGATGTATGTTCATCTGTTATCCgattggcgaagttgtttacctgctatactgcttggatatgtttctggtagggttgttgaagctaatattgctcgtcatgcttgtatgaatcgaacaatactcgtgtgttaaccaatCGTGCTGTATCTACGTTGTCGGGGTGGGGGGTGTTAcagtgacatgtttactaatatttatgacttctgaaattgacttaactgttatattgcatttttaagcatattattttcaggtttaataaagtatattttatccccatcattattgaatcctcgttttatgtttttagtttactgtgttaTAGTGTGCATTCATAGACATACTATTTTAGTATTACGGTtaacttgcattatcaactgaggctgtacaatataatataaaaataatagtcttccattgaactcgtatcaaccatatcacgagtatcacctcttaaattAATAAGTGTAGTACaacacaaacattaatagtagataaaacacttgaaaaattttaataataataatttaaatatactggtagtgattgagtcctctgttctttatgtaaaagcactttgagtgtagtgtcagaaaagcgctgtaagtgtaaaattcattcattcaaaatatgtgaatacgagtgttgtttatcttcatcaaagcaagtaatattacagtttaaatgtttaatcgtataacattatatcaacatgaaaataacacattacgactccggctctgaatatcgcTCGTCGTGATTACACatggcgatgtccaggtaagcccAAATCaagagattcatccaccagaataGCAGTGCCACATTTagtgttcttccacaaattgcttgctattttaagtttcaaccacagaagtcgctagagagcacaaagttaagTAGTGCAGTTTTAAGCACATTTAGCgcctaaattctcattactgtaatgcagaaaaataataatatacttaAGTAAGATTATACATCATGGAAGCATTTGCTGTACTGAAATGCATATTGAAAAAATGTccaaacaggattttttttttttttttgcattacagttatAAGAATTTAAGGGTAAATGtgcttgtcatgaaaatgtcacatttaaaaacaaaacaaaaaacaaaaaaaacaaaacaaaaaaggcttTTCCTtggtttttcttttgattttggagtgaaatatgacctggatatgTTTTCATGATATTTACCTCTTTGGCTCCATTATTTAAATGCCaaagcaattacaatgaatgttttttgtttgttttatgagaTTCACTTTATAAAGCACTTCTGTTCATGCTTACCAAATCTGTTGTGGTTAAAGGCCGATAGTCTAGGCTTGCTCTGAAGTCTCTGATCATCTGCAGTATTTCATAGTTTGGAATGGTTGTATCAGTCTCCTTCaagacaaaacaacaacaaagcacATTCACCACAAGAACACCATCAGGTGAAATAAACTATAAGTCAAACCTGAGAAACACATTACAAATAAATGCAGAGAGCAGAGATGAGACGTCTGACCTGTGCTTTCTTCTCTCTCAGTTCCTGTTGCTGTAGCCTACGTCTCTCCCTCTTCTCCTGCAACTTCTCCACTTCCTTCACACAATTCGACTTCCTCCTCGCTGCTACAGAGGAGACCGACACACAATTCTGTCTAAACAAATGCAACAAATGCTTCCTCTCTTTCAACCCGCCTGCCTCCCAGTCTGGATCTCTCACCCAATGTGTGTCTATCCAGACAGAGTGGCCATTGAAGCAGGCCAGAGCTTCTGGCAGCTGGCACATGGTAGCGCCAATAACAGCCCTCTCCATCTTAAAAAAGCTCTTATTAATTGAGCAGGGCTTTTACAAAGTCATTTATATGTGCACTCCTGTTGTCTACATCATACCCAACATTACTGCTACAGTGGCACTGCAAATAGTAGCATCAgtataacattaaataaatgattaagtCAAATAATGGAAGTCATTAATATTCATCAGATTCATTTCATCTATGCAAAAACAGTGCATAAGATTCTGCATAAAAAAACATCCGCACTAAAATATGTCTGCTCcgcaatagaaataaaataagctAGCATCAGAATCGGCTCTGCTCCATTCGTTCTGTGTAAATGACATGCTCCATCAGAGCAACTTTAAAggagtcattatttacttatcctcatgttgttccaaacccatatgactttctcaaAAAGTATGTCCccctttactttcattgtatgagacAACACAGCACCAAAATTTCTAAACTTGcgttgcacagaagaaagaatgtgaaatggGTTTGACAtaatagatttttcatttttggcttaactatccctttaaacattttcatttaagcATGCAGCTTTTTGCTTTCTATGGTTGCTCAGTGCTGTTATCAAtaaaacagaattattaattcttacCTTAAAATTCAGATTTATTAATGTCTGTGGATAGAtccaacatttttgaaaaaataaataaatactaataataataaaaaataacaatgcatAAGGGAATTGACTTTCCCTCCACCTCTAAACCGAACAAGCCAATCAAACATGCTTGTGGTTCCACCCAGTGGATGGAAGGTACAACCAATTTGATGATTTTGATTCCAGGTTAAGTCAGCAGCCAGACTCATGTAAGCTTCATGACTTCAAAGTAAGAGGATTAATCAGGGAAGTTCAGAGTCAGATCAAAGCTGTCCAGTCATGTACAGTGTAATGAAAAACCACACTAGCATTCAGAGGGGTGGCCAAACCACACCCGATGAGACAGAGCCAAGACAGGACAGATGAACAAGGTTTACGTTTACTGCAAAATACAGACTACTACTTCTGTCACTGTGTATGACACACATCCTCTGCAGGAGGCCTCCTTCGACTTTTAACATTTTCCTGTGGGACACAGGGGTTGATGGGAACAGACTGAAAATGGGCGAGGAGTGTCATATTACCGTTTTGTTGTTGCTGAGTTAGCTGACTTTGGGACTGGCTCTGTGTGGGCTGAGAGGGCTGTTGTGCTGGTGGTGGAGGAGGTGCTGATTCTGGCTGCTGTTGCTGGGCCGGCCGTGCTCGAGTTGAGCCAACTATAAAACAGGACGCACAAGAGTGAGCCAATCACACTTATACAAACCAAGTGTGTTTTAAAATCCTTAAGCATCACTTGGTCAGAAGGTTGCAGAAGTTCAGAACGAGTAATAATTGCAGCATGAATTTTGCATTTTCTATCTTTTTAGACCTGGATTTTTAGTTACACTAGGTTTTTTCAAGGTCCATGAAGCTCTTCAGTTttaaaagatcaagaaaaatgtGATCCCttgtgatatgacccctttaaaaagcaATTAATATAATGGTGTTGTCACTACAAACCAATcaataacaacaaaatgacaGAAGATCACAAGAAAGGAATGGATCAAATGTTTAAACATTTGAATTACAAATGCAGATGTCCTGAGTGCTATATGAGCAAATATACCTCTGTTGTCTCTGGATGGTATTTCGCTCCTTCCCGGTGCAATAGTTCTACGATTCTGCATGCAAACAGAACCAGTTCAAAAGGTTAAAAGGTTCAAATGACAATCAGAGTGCAAGTTTAACATGTAAATTCAACCTTATTCTAACCTTAGGGATTTTGTTGACCTTCACAGAGCTTGACATAGGAGGTGGTGGGGTTACAGGGCTCAAGGAAATCTCCTCCTCTGCTGCAACATCTGGATTTAATGAGAATATGCACTCCAAATCGATCTGTTCCGAAAAAAGGACACTATTTAGAACACGACTGTGAacattacaagaaaaaaaatcctGCCCTTTTAAATCCAAGTCAAGCAGAATTTCCAATCTTTAAAAGAAAACCTGTACTGATTACATAATAGCAGGATGTATATTTTAAAAGGAATACAGCACAAGTCCATTGACTGAGTGCTTGTAATATCCGAGTACCAAGTTTCATACTGCACGCTAACAACACGGGAATGTTGTTCCATCCATTATTAATAATACAGGAAGCTGAGAGGATACTAGACTTACCTCTTTCCCTTTAGTGTCTCCATTTTCTATCCATTCCACAGTAACACTTTCATTATCTTCATTTAAGGAGGTCACCATGGCCTGGTGTATTCGCCCTGTAAGATATCCAACAGCGATGAGTGATAaagacaaataatacaaataaaaaaaaatacatgtactaACTTTAAATTTTATACAAGTTTAAAGAGATCTTGAAAAGTGAGGTTATAAAAAAGACGGCATGAAGGCAGAAATCCTGTTCCTCAGGATACATAAGAAGTTCTTGACTACTGAAACGTCCCTGCGCAGCACCGAACAAACACAGCCATGTTTCAGTATCTATTATTCAGAGCTATCCCTCCTCACATGTCTCCATCCCTGTAATAATTCAACAGCAGCATCATCAGAAAAAAGCACACATTATTATGCTGCAATAAAACAAGCTATTTAAAACTACTGTTTGCTGCATTAGGTCAACAGAAGGTAGGCTGCTGtcatgattattaaataaccatctgatcgcggttatttgatctagattattgggcattctaattccaatcacattatattgcccaaataagggaattttaagagaATATTGTGTGTAAATGCCATGAACCACGCGactgtgtgtcattcagttgaacgtCAGGCCCGAGCATCACTGAGCTGCACTCTGGAGCTgcattcacactgccagcgacacgCAGCGACAAAacgacctcatctcattcattttcaatgagagctggcgaccaTTGGACACCAGATGTGGGTGTGCCCAGCAatgcgacaaagttgagaaatgtttaactttatgcaaatgaagagtGACTTTAGGGAGCGACAGCCAATCCGAGAGAAGACGGTAGAGCTCACATGATCCTTCTCTCTCAGCTCCTGCAGTGACGGAAAGATGGAGGAAAGGACTCTCCATACACACCACTAGCAACCTAATCGCCAGCCACTGGCGACATGCAGAGACaaagtcgctggcagtgtgaacgcagcttaatGTGGacatcaaccagctcctgtctgGAAGAGTGCATGATGCGCTCTGAGGCGCGTGCTTTCAGCAGAGGCTTGCGCCAAACTCCTGCGAAAATATAAACGAAAAAGTATAAACTGTGAAAGTTAACacgtttcactttaaacgattgcGTAATGGCAAATGTTACTTGTTCATATACGCTtaaatgacacacagtgacaaagaggaggagatgcacacttattctatttctgtggagtgataaaatgatggcacGAAATCttcaaggttttgcttcatgagaaacagagcattaaaataacatgtgaaagtgaagaaattaggacagaaatattttactattgtataatataataaaataaaatataaatataataatatacatatatttaaaaaattatttttataaaaatgtatcatgtaaaatatatgagttcaaaaaacaacagtgtaaatgtaatatTGACCAAAACTAGAGacttattttaagtatttagaatttgttttagattttaaacattatatttcatgtcattcataagtttttaaagtcttaaaaggaaatcaaatatacatattttattatttgtttttttatgtttcaagttaaatgtgtaaaaatgacttcttgaGGTGTATGACGTACACATGCAGAACAAGCACACATTAAGAAATATGACagttaatcatgaaagccctaaaagagacaattaatcatcataatccaatttcataatcatcagccaaatttcataatcgtgacagccctagttaataGAAAAAGCCCAGCATCTATGAAACACTTCTAGGTTTCTACATTTTGTTTCagcaaatttaattaattaaaatgggATGAGTCTCATCATATGCAGCAGGAAGATAAACATATCCTGATATGCACTACTGGCATCAATCTGatctgttttaccgattaatcggtccccgtagttgctttttagaactatctTTATTGGcaaaaatatacagttgaagtcagaagtttacatacacttaactgttagttaactgtgcctttaagcagcttggaaaattccatgaaaatgatgtcaagcctttaagcaattagcttctgataggctaaatggagtcaattggaggtgtacctgtggatatattataaggcctaccttcaaactcagggtacgtttacacgacaaggatgtactaaaaacggaaacgtttttcctatgcgtttttgaaaagtttcatgtACAGATGACAACGTTTTCAAAATGATCCCCATTCACACAGATACGCGAAAACGACTataaacgctgtattatgcatgccaggccagtagttggcaatgtcactttgtaaagaaacactacacgcctgcacacataagcattcttccacagtgcggtgaacacaaacaatgaagatggcgattgctggtcgtagtagtgatacAGTAACTCTACACTTTGCTGgggaagcgtcaataaactcaaaatcttgagcagcacaaacacagtcctgtagtccgccattgtagttttgaatgtctcgcgcattgttttgaagtactcgcgcgcatgcctatagactgaacacgtaatacgcatgcACATGActtcatcgttttcacaaattcctgaaatgaaatcttaaaactcagatacatcatggatggcatgagggtgagtaaattatcagcaaattttcatttttgggtgacctattcctttaagcagggttagggttaagactacacaataaagcaagacgccttgatttcaaactttgaacttttatttattttaactaaaaattcaaataaaactggaaaaaaacgttttgaaagatggctttacaacagtcatgaagggcaacatctctctggcaaagaacctacttcatctgtgcattctctaccggtcgggtattttgttgtccgggaaaatacatcatgtatgTGAATACATTtctgttccctccttcacgatatatatatttcgcaatatccaattacatcggcaacccctgggctgagggatcagtgaatattcttgcttttgtgattttgcattgaaaattacatttctttaaaaaacaaaaacttaaatcaaatacatttctaaattcaaattacactccaaatgaaacgaaaaagcaattaaaataacaaagtgaaaataataataataataattttatatatataagtaacaaCCTtgccatttaccatcaggcaagtatccatctaaatattacttacacaaataaagacataaaaacaatatgtatgataataatcactgaaatataaatcatggttcgaagTGAACGtgtctttgtatttttttatgttttaatcaaagATGTATAGGCTGCTggtgtggtcacaatgaactgctctgtggaaataaagcgaactgaactcaaagcacctcctgagctgagatatat
This sequence is a window from Myxocyprinus asiaticus isolate MX2 ecotype Aquarium Trade chromosome 33, UBuf_Myxa_2, whole genome shotgun sequence. Protein-coding genes within it:
- the LOC127423706 gene encoding kinesin-like protein KIF2A isoform X2 codes for the protein MAVSFGKIVVGIYVEIKRSDGRIHQAMVTSLNEDNESVTVEWIENGDTKGKEIDLECIFSLNPDVAAEEEISLSPVTPPPPMSSSVKVNKIPKNRRTIAPGRSEIPSRDNRVGSTRARPAQQQQPESAPPPPPAQQPSQPTQSQSQSQLTQQQQNAARRKSNCVKEVEKLQEKRERRRLQQQELREKKAQETDTTIPNYEILQMIRDFRASLDYRPLTTTDLIEEHRICVCVRKRPLNKKELTVKDLDVITIPSKDVVMVHEPKQKVDLTRYLENQTFRFDYAFDDSTTNEMVYRFTARPLVETIFDRGMATCFAYGQTGSGKTHTMGGDFSGKNQDCSKGIYALAARDVFLMLKKPNYKKLDLQVYATFFEIYSGKVFDLLNRKAKLRVLEDGKQQVQVVGLQEREVKCTEDVLKLIEMGNSCRTSGQTSANAHSSRSHAVFQIILRRKGKMHGKFSLIDLAGNERGADTSSADRQTRLEGAEINKSLLALKECIRALGRNKPHTPFRASKLTQVLRDSFIGENSRTCMIATISPGMASCENTLNTLRYANRVKELTVDPNAVTEGIRPNVNAINQLEIMDEEWDLGNSPQRDDLKLLCEQNEEEVSPQLFTFHEAVSQLVEMEEQVLEDHRAVFQESIRWLEDEKVLLEMTEEVDYDVDTYSSQLEQILDQKIEILIELRDKVRSFRSALQEEEQASKQINPKRPRAL
- the LOC127423706 gene encoding kinesin-like protein KIF2A isoform X1, translating into MAVSFGKIVVGIYVEIKRSDGRIHQAMVTSLNEDNESVTVEWIENGDTKGKEIDLECIFSLNPDVAAEEEISLSPVTPPPPMSSSVKVNKIPKNRRTIAPGRSEIPSRDNRVGSTRARPAQQQQPESAPPPPPAQQPSQPTQSQSQSQLTQQQQNAARRKSNCVKEVEKLQEKRERRRLQQQELREKKAQETDTTIPNYEILQMIRDFRASLDYRPLTTTDLIEEHRICVCVRKRPLNKKELTVKDLDVITIPSKDVVMVHEPKQKVDLTRYLENQTFRFDYAFDDSTTNEMVYRFTARPLVETIFDRGMATCFAYGQTGSGKTHTMGGDFSGKNQDCSKGIYALAARDVFLMLKKPNYKKLDLQVYATFFEIYSGKVFDLLNRKAKLRVLEDGKQQVQVVGLQEREVKCTEDVLKLIEMGNSCRTSGQTSANAHSSRSHAVFQIILRRKGKMHGKFSLIDLAGNERGADTSSADRQTRLEGAEINKSLLALKECIRALGRNKPHTPFRASKLTQVLRDSFIGENSRTCMIATISPGMASCENTLNTLRYANRVKEFGISPSDIPFSQGGGSRSEPFPTYEVKELTVDPNAVTEGIRPNVNAINQLEIMDEEWDLGNSPQRDDLKLLCEQNEEEVSPQLFTFHEAVSQLVEMEEQVLEDHRAVFQESIRWLEDEKVLLEMTEEVDYDVDTYSSQLEQILDQKIEILIELRDKVRSFRSALQEEEQASKQINPKRPRAL